The Methanofervidicoccus sp. A16 genome has a segment encoding these proteins:
- the mcrG gene encoding coenzyme-B sulfoethylthiotransferase subunit gamma has product MAYTPQFYPGKTRIAQNRRNHMNPDIQLEKLREIPDDDVVKIMGHRQPGEDYKTVHPPLEEMDLPEDYVRDLVEPISGAKEGHRIRYIQFTDSMYNAPAQPYDRARTYMWRFRGVDTGTLSGRQVIEMRESNLEEIAKNFCIDTAFYDPAVCGIRGATVHGHSLRLDENGLMFDALQRYVYDEKTGHVLYVKDQVGKPLDEPVDVGEPLPPEKLAEITTIYRKDNIPMREDTELITVVKRIHRARTLGGYMPTDEVFKEL; this is encoded by the coding sequence ATGGCATACACACCTCAATTCTATCCAGGTAAAACAAGAATTGCTCAGAACAGAAGAAACCATATGAACCCAGATATCCAGTTGGAGAAGTTGAGAGAAATCCCAGATGACGACGTTGTAAAGATCATGGGACACAGACAGCCAGGAGAGGACTACAAGACTGTCCATCCACCATTAGAAGAGATGGATCTTCCTGAAGACTACGTCAGAGATCTCGTTGAACCTATAAGTGGTGCTAAGGAAGGACATAGAATAAGATACATCCAGTTTACAGATTCCATGTACAACGCTCCAGCACAACCATACGATAGGGCAAGAACCTACATGTGGAGATTCAGAGGAGTAGATACAGGTACTCTCTCAGGAAGACAGGTTATAGAGATGAGAGAGAGTAACTTAGAGGAGATTGCAAAGAACTTCTGTATAGATACTGCATTCTACGATCCAGCAGTCTGTGGTATAAGAGGGGCTACAGTACATGGACACTCCCTGAGATTAGATGAAAATGGGTTGATGTTCGACGCACTACAGAGGTACGTATATGACGAGAAAACAGGGCATGTACTCTATGTAAAGGACCAGGTTGGGAAGCCTCTAGATGAGCCAGTAGATGTTGGAGAGCCTCTACCACCTGAGAAGTTGGCAGAGATAACAACAATATACAGAAAAGATAATATCCCAATGAGAGAAGATACAGAACTTATTACTGTAGTTAAGAGAATACACAGAGCCAGAACCTTAGGAGGGTACATGCCTACAGATGAAGTATTTAAAGAATTATAA
- the mcrA gene encoding coenzyme-B sulfoethylthiotransferase subunit alpha: MEAEKRLFLKALKEKFEEDPKEKYTKFYIYGGWKQSKRKREFVEHAKEYLEKRGGIPFYNPDIGVPLGQRKLMPYKLSGTDYIVEGDDLHFMNNAAMQQMWDDIRRTVIVGMDTAHAVLEKRLGVEVTPETINEYMEVINHALPGGAVVQEHMVEVDPALVWDSYARIFTGDDELADEIDKKFLIDINKLFPEEQAEQLKAAIGKKTYQVSRVPTLVGRVCDGGTIARWSAMQIGMSFITAYKLCAGEAAIADFSYAAKHADVIVMGTALPARRARGPNEPGGIPFGILADIVQTSRVSEDPVEQALEVVGAGAMLYDQIWLGSYMSGGVGFTQYATAAYTDDILDDFSYYGYDYVEKKYGINGVKPSMDVIEDIATEVTLYALEQYDEYPALLEDHFGGSQRAAVTAAASGISVCMATGNSNAGVNGWYLSQILHKEYHSRLGFYGYDLQDQCGAANSLSIRNDESSPLELRGPNYPNYAMNVGHQGEYAGIVQAAHSARGDAFALNPLIKIAFADPLLIFDFAHPRKEFARGALREFEPAGERDPIIPAH, translated from the coding sequence ATGGAGGCAGAAAAGAGATTATTCCTCAAAGCATTAAAGGAGAAGTTTGAGGAAGATCCAAAGGAGAAGTATACTAAGTTCTACATCTATGGAGGATGGAAGCAGTCAAAGAGAAAGAGGGAGTTCGTAGAACATGCAAAGGAATACTTAGAAAAGAGAGGAGGTATTCCATTCTACAACCCAGATATTGGAGTTCCACTAGGACAGAGAAAGTTAATGCCTTACAAACTCTCAGGTACAGATTACATAGTAGAGGGGGACGACTTACACTTCATGAACAACGCCGCTATGCAGCAGATGTGGGACGATATAAGGAGGACTGTTATTGTAGGTATGGACACTGCACATGCAGTACTTGAGAAGAGATTGGGAGTAGAGGTAACTCCAGAGACTATAAACGAGTACATGGAGGTAATCAACCACGCACTACCAGGGGGGGCAGTTGTTCAGGAGCACATGGTTGAGGTAGACCCTGCATTAGTATGGGACTCCTACGCTAGGATATTTACTGGAGATGACGAGTTAGCAGATGAGATCGATAAGAAGTTCTTAATAGATATAAACAAGTTATTCCCAGAGGAGCAAGCAGAACAGTTGAAGGCAGCAATAGGTAAAAAAACCTACCAGGTATCCAGGGTACCTACCTTGGTAGGTAGAGTGTGTGATGGAGGTACAATAGCAAGATGGAGTGCAATGCAGATAGGAATGTCCTTCATTACTGCATACAAACTCTGTGCTGGAGAGGCAGCAATTGCAGACTTCTCCTACGCTGCAAAACACGCAGACGTTATCGTAATGGGTACAGCACTACCTGCAAGAAGGGCAAGAGGTCCAAATGAGCCAGGAGGAATACCATTTGGTATATTGGCAGATATTGTACAGACCTCCAGAGTAAGTGAGGATCCAGTAGAGCAGGCTTTAGAGGTTGTAGGAGCAGGGGCTATGCTCTACGACCAAATATGGCTAGGTTCCTACATGTCTGGAGGGGTTGGATTCACCCAGTACGCTACAGCAGCATATACAGATGACATATTAGATGACTTCTCCTACTACGGATACGACTACGTAGAGAAGAAGTATGGAATAAACGGAGTAAAACCAAGTATGGATGTTATTGAAGACATTGCAACAGAGGTCACTCTCTATGCATTGGAGCAGTACGACGAGTACCCAGCCCTCTTAGAGGACCACTTTGGAGGTTCCCAGAGGGCTGCAGTTACAGCGGCAGCATCTGGTATCTCAGTATGTATGGCAACTGGAAACTCAAATGCTGGAGTTAACGGCTGGTACTTAAGTCAGATACTACACAAGGAGTACCACAGTAGATTAGGGTTCTACGGATACGACCTACAGGATCAGTGTGGTGCTGCAAACTCCTTGTCCATTAGAAACGATGAATCCTCTCCATTGGAGTTGAGAGGTCCAAACTATCCAAACTACGCAATGAACGTAGGACACCAGGGAGAGTACGCTGGTATAGTTCAGGCAGCACATTCTGCAAGAGGAGATGCCTTTGCTCTTAACCCACTGATCAAGATAGCCTTTGCAGATCCACTACTGATATTCGACTTCGCTCATCCAAGAAAAGAGTTTGCAAGAGGAGCACTGAGGGAGTTTGAGCCAGCAGGAGAGAGAGATCCTATTATTCCAGCACACTAA
- the mcrD gene encoding methyl-coenzyme M reductase operon protein D: MIEVEVFPHRYLKATTTEKFLNEIYSLDTVERVIIHGQPLPKTVYYGPARGTPVNHSERKVINVHGVPVELTVMAGRFWITLKDDSEIEKIEEICKSLFPFGYNIKVGKFTRDKATVTDYIKYGERVVNMMDRSLIGLTDPRSKFDSAVKIIPKEKDEETSSKE, from the coding sequence ATGATAGAGGTTGAGGTATTTCCCCACAGATATTTAAAAGCAACAACCACTGAAAAGTTCCTTAACGAGATATATTCTCTAGATACGGTAGAGAGGGTCATTATTCATGGCCAACCTCTACCAAAAACTGTATACTACGGTCCTGCAAGGGGCACTCCAGTGAATCACTCTGAGAGAAAGGTGATCAACGTACATGGGGTTCCAGTGGAACTTACAGTGATGGCAGGGCGGTTTTGGATTACCTTAAAAGATGACAGTGAAATAGAGAAGATCGAAGAGATCTGCAAATCCCTCTTTCCCTTTGGATACAATATAAAGGTAGGTAAATTTACTAGAGATAAGGCAACAGTGACAGATTATATAAAGTACGGTGAAAGAGTAGTGAATATGATGGACAGATCCCTTATCGGATTGACAGATCCAAGGAGTAAATTTGACAGTGCAGTGAAGATAATACCTAAGGAGAAAGATGAAGAGACATCTTCTAAAGAATAA
- the mtrE gene encoding tetrahydromethanopterin S-methyltransferase subunit E, which produces MDSTLLILGALALSSAAATVAGCAEDLESDVGSQSNPNSQVQLAPQMGNIHRYFNKAISGEPVSYGLYVAVAGTVAWALMNIGINVILALVIGAGIAAFVHGAYAVSAYFGRIVGQSKNFGQPVYLDVVITHLGPIVGHGFIAVFCMLLAAYLATTMLGNPFPLPLVALIFGITVGAIGSSTGDVHYGAEREYQKYPFGGGVPVANQGDIDIKAEVGIRNGMDSSYFCSKLGGPLTGLTFGLIVFLDGWRGIVGEVIGNPLGGDLVSKSLIAIIVGIIIVAIAACLNRLVEVYARKKYGPYTDR; this is translated from the coding sequence ATGGATTCAACACTATTAATCCTTGGAGCTTTAGCACTTTCAAGTGCTGCAGCTACTGTAGCAGGATGTGCAGAAGATTTAGAGTCTGATGTAGGTTCTCAGTCAAACCCAAACTCACAGGTACAGTTAGCACCACAAATGGGTAATATTCATAGGTACTTTAACAAGGCTATATCTGGAGAGCCTGTATCTTATGGTCTCTATGTCGCTGTAGCAGGTACTGTTGCATGGGCACTTATGAATATTGGAATAAATGTAATTTTGGCATTAGTTATTGGGGCAGGTATTGCAGCCTTTGTACATGGAGCATATGCTGTTAGTGCATACTTTGGGAGAATAGTAGGTCAGTCTAAAAACTTTGGTCAGCCTGTATACTTAGATGTTGTTATAACACATTTAGGGCCTATAGTTGGACATGGATTTATTGCAGTGTTCTGTATGTTACTAGCGGCCTATTTAGCAACTACCATGTTGGGCAATCCATTTCCACTGCCGTTAGTAGCACTGATCTTCGGTATTACAGTAGGTGCTATAGGTTCATCAACTGGAGACGTCCACTACGGTGCAGAAAGGGAGTATCAGAAGTATCCATTTGGTGGAGGAGTCCCTGTTGCAAACCAGGGGGATATTGACATCAAGGCAGAGGTAGGTATTAGGAACGGTATGGATTCTTCCTACTTCTGTTCCAAGTTAGGAGGTCCTTTAACTGGCCTTACATTTGGTTTAATAGTATTCCTCGACGGTTGGAGAGGTATAGTTGGGGAGGTTATTGGAAATCCTCTCGGAGGAGATCTAGTATCTAAATCACTAATTGCTATTATAGTAGGTATAATTATAGTGGCAATTGCAGCATGTTTAAACAGATTAGTGGAAGTTTATGCAAGGAAAAAGTATGGACCATACACCGATAGATAA
- a CDS encoding PP2C family serine/threonine-protein phosphatase: MNKIKFSALSVKGKREKNEDAYLAEKIGKYYVFAVADGMGGHAYGEKASRIAIMELKETIKRSQGKPEDLLKKAFENANREILAYSDIVGAKMGSTLVACLLNKNGECVIANIGDSRAYIIDDDNVWHTKDHNYIQELLNTNIIDEEDAKKHPMKNVLTRALGIEENIEPDIYRIKLKGTLLLCSDGLHDYVDDREIAEIVRSYEPEEACRKLVKLALERSEDNITVIVVSLE, from the coding sequence AGCCCTTTCAGTGAAGGGAAAAAGGGAGAAAAACGAAGATGCTTACCTGGCAGAAAAAATAGGTAAATACTACGTCTTCGCAGTGGCAGATGGGATGGGAGGACATGCCTATGGAGAAAAAGCAAGTAGGATAGCCATAATGGAGTTAAAGGAAACCATCAAGAGATCCCAGGGCAAACCGGAAGATCTACTTAAAAAAGCATTTGAAAATGCCAACAGAGAGATCTTAGCCTACAGTGATATAGTTGGAGCAAAGATGGGAAGTACACTTGTAGCCTGCTTACTAAATAAAAATGGAGAGTGCGTCATAGCAAATATTGGAGATAGTAGAGCCTACATCATAGATGATGACAACGTATGGCATACGAAGGATCACAACTACATCCAGGAACTCCTCAACACAAACATCATAGATGAAGAAGATGCCAAGAAACACCCAATGAAAAACGTACTTACAAGAGCCTTAGGTATTGAAGAAAATATCGAGCCAGATATCTACAGAATAAAACTAAAGGGAACATTATTACTCTGTAGTGATGGCCTCCATGATTACGTAGATGACAGAGAAATTGCAGAGATCGTAAGATCCTACGAACCTGAAGAGGCCTGTAGAAAACTTGTTAAGTTGGCACTTGAAAGAAGTGAAGATAACATCACTGTAATCGTTGTAAGTTTGGAATAG
- the mtrC gene encoding tetrahydromethanopterin S-methyltransferase subunit MtrC, protein MSHGGGGHAAELYPENQIIIVGTVLAILGMYISQFFPQVSMILGGLLASAATVAGANTTRKVAAYGLGTGVPSIGMLSLGMGIISSVSGIYLVNTLVKELNVGNEILYIIPIVVTVISIVLGYIVGRLTVKPIGMKIPIMVESMTKLSLMGALSIMGFCTAYAGGFLPNIIIPGSINNGVMALAFIAAGMAILHPFNACLGPNESHKRTLTLAVACGFLTWFMFSIAKLDVISTIASLVLWAVVYREFIKQSLKDACAVYYTPELPKREM, encoded by the coding sequence ATGAGTCATGGTGGTGGAGGACACGCTGCAGAACTCTACCCTGAAAATCAGATTATAATAGTAGGTACTGTACTTGCAATCTTGGGAATGTATATTTCACAGTTTTTCCCACAGGTATCTATGATATTGGGAGGTCTACTAGCCTCTGCAGCTACTGTTGCAGGTGCAAATACCACAAGAAAGGTTGCAGCCTATGGACTGGGGACAGGGGTACCATCTATAGGTATGCTAAGTTTAGGAATGGGTATAATATCCTCAGTATCAGGTATATATCTCGTAAATACGCTGGTAAAGGAGTTGAATGTTGGTAATGAGATACTGTACATCATTCCAATAGTTGTGACAGTGATATCTATAGTCCTAGGATATATAGTAGGTAGGTTAACTGTAAAACCTATAGGTATGAAGATCCCTATCATGGTTGAGAGTATGACCAAGTTGTCCCTTATGGGGGCTCTCTCAATTATGGGGTTCTGTACAGCCTATGCAGGTGGATTTCTTCCAAATATCATCATCCCAGGATCTATAAATAATGGAGTTATGGCCTTGGCATTTATTGCAGCAGGTATGGCTATACTCCATCCATTTAACGCATGTTTAGGACCTAACGAAAGCCATAAAAGGACATTAACTTTGGCCGTAGCCTGTGGATTTTTAACATGGTTTATGTTCTCTATTGCTAAGTTGGATGTAATATCTACTATAGCCTCCTTAGTACTTTGGGCTGTAGTATACAGAGAGTTCATAAAACAGTCATTAAAGGATGCTTGTGCTGTATACTATACTCCAGAGTTACCTAAGAGAGAGATGTAA
- the mmp10 gene encoding methyl coenzyme M reductase-arginine methyltransferase Mmp10 (Mmp10 (methanogenesis marker protein 10) is a cobalamin-requiring radical SAM methyltransferase that creates the methylarginine modification to methyl coenzyme M reductase.), whose amino-acid sequence MSNDIMNFDLSNFQSLWDTEEKEDVLKDKSQLLVDLKGEPGKNCGGFCRFCYFRKLDRDNITPFGCKNCTYQIGCDYCTYSVREINGDFLPLPLVIQQVQSALFFQRYKKVNITGGGDISFYPDLIPLCEYIGNMGLKIHLGYTSGKGFKDLDTAKVLVDAGVDEVTFSVFSTDPGIRKEWLNDRNAEISLKCLQYFCENCEVHCAVIVIPGVNDGEVLKKTLSDLVDWGARGVILMRFANTTEQGLILKNAPIIEGITPHTIEEFKNIVKEAHENFGDNIRITGTPLYDPLTKAPFAITYHEHILERLRDKVEAEATIITGRIAYNFLRKVFQDTPVNVVKVNKDIADLITAEDLKTVDPKELKDTVFIPPLAFVHDRIAEEILNRDGGDRMVLRGVDKLTLDGEISGTLTEEEVLEFERRAFTELIEKINFFGKR is encoded by the coding sequence ATGTCAAATGATATCATGAACTTTGATCTTAGCAACTTTCAGAGTTTATGGGATACAGAGGAAAAAGAGGATGTACTTAAGGATAAATCTCAACTTTTGGTAGATTTAAAAGGAGAACCTGGTAAAAACTGTGGAGGTTTCTGTAGATTCTGTTATTTTAGGAAATTAGATAGGGATAATATAACACCTTTTGGATGCAAAAACTGCACATATCAAATAGGCTGTGATTACTGTACATACTCTGTAAGAGAGATTAATGGAGATTTTCTCCCACTACCACTGGTTATACAACAGGTTCAAAGTGCCCTCTTCTTTCAGAGGTATAAGAAGGTGAATATTACTGGTGGGGGAGATATAAGTTTCTATCCAGATCTAATACCTCTCTGTGAGTATATCGGTAATATGGGTTTAAAGATACACTTAGGATACACCTCTGGAAAGGGTTTTAAAGATTTAGACACTGCAAAAGTTCTTGTAGATGCTGGGGTGGACGAAGTTACATTCTCAGTATTCTCCACAGATCCAGGGATAAGAAAAGAGTGGTTAAATGATAGAAACGCCGAGATATCTTTAAAATGTCTCCAGTACTTCTGTGAAAACTGTGAGGTACACTGTGCAGTAATAGTTATTCCAGGGGTCAACGACGGAGAGGTTTTAAAAAAGACGTTGTCGGATTTGGTAGATTGGGGAGCAAGGGGAGTTATATTGATGAGGTTTGCAAACACCACTGAACAGGGTCTTATACTAAAAAACGCTCCAATTATAGAGGGCATAACCCCCCATACTATTGAGGAATTTAAAAATATTGTGAAAGAGGCCCATGAAAACTTTGGAGACAATATCAGAATCACTGGAACACCCCTCTACGATCCCTTAACAAAGGCACCCTTTGCAATAACCTATCATGAGCATATACTTGAAAGATTGAGGGATAAGGTAGAGGCTGAGGCTACTATAATCACTGGAAGGATAGCCTATAATTTTCTTAGAAAAGTATTTCAAGATACGCCAGTTAATGTTGTCAAGGTAAATAAGGATATTGCAGATCTTATTACAGCAGAGGACTTAAAAACAGTAGACCCTAAGGAGTTGAAAGACACAGTATTTATTCCACCTCTAGCCTTTGTCCATGACAGGATAGCAGAGGAGATACTAAACAGAGATGGAGGAGATCGGATGGTACTTAGAGGTGTGGATAAGTTAACCTTAGATGGAGAGATAAGTGGTACCTTGACAGAGGAGGAGGTTTTGGAGTTTGAGAGAAGGGCTTTTACTGAGTTAATAGAAAAGATAAACTTTTTTGGGAAAAGGTAG
- the mcrB gene encoding coenzyme-B sulfoethylthiotransferase subunit beta: protein MKKYNDTICLYDAKGNLVEENVPVEAISPLHNPVIKKLVKDIKRTVAVNLAGIENSLKTGTLGGKGCKIPGRTLDLPIVENAETILEEVEKILRVSPEDDTSIKAINGGKQAVVQLPSRRLEIAAEYSVSMLNTAMALKEAIIKTFNIDMFDAPLVHAAIIGRYPQVMDYMGGNIASLLGAPSNMEGLGYALRNIMVNHYVATTKKNIMNAVALASIMEQTAMFEMGDAIGSFERLHLLGLAYQGLNADNLVIDLVKANRKGTVGTVVASIVERALEDKVIAEDKTLESGYTLYKPLDIAKWNAYAAAGLVAAVIVNCGAARAAQNVASTILYYNDILEYETGLPGVDFGRAEGTAVGFSFFSHSIYGGGGPGIFTGNHIVTRHSKGFAIPPVCAAMCVDAGTQMFSPERTSALVGTVYGAIDEFREPLKYVIEGALEIKDMFQ, encoded by the coding sequence ATGAAAAAGTACAACGATACAATATGCTTATACGATGCTAAAGGAAATCTTGTAGAGGAGAACGTACCAGTAGAGGCAATTAGTCCGCTACACAACCCAGTTATAAAGAAGTTAGTAAAGGATATTAAGAGAACTGTAGCAGTCAACTTAGCAGGAATTGAGAACAGTCTAAAAACTGGAACTCTTGGAGGAAAAGGTTGTAAAATACCTGGAAGAACTTTAGACTTACCAATTGTAGAAAATGCTGAAACTATTTTAGAAGAGGTAGAAAAGATCTTAAGAGTATCTCCTGAGGATGATACCTCTATTAAGGCAATTAACGGTGGAAAGCAGGCAGTTGTACAGTTACCATCTAGAAGATTAGAGATAGCAGCAGAGTACTCTGTATCTATGTTAAATACTGCAATGGCTTTAAAAGAGGCTATAATCAAAACCTTTAACATCGATATGTTCGATGCACCTCTAGTCCATGCTGCGATTATAGGTAGGTACCCACAAGTAATGGACTATATGGGAGGTAACATTGCCTCATTGTTAGGCGCTCCTTCTAACATGGAAGGTTTAGGTTATGCACTAAGAAACATTATGGTAAACCACTACGTAGCAACAACAAAGAAGAACATTATGAATGCAGTTGCACTGGCATCTATTATGGAACAAACTGCAATGTTTGAGATGGGAGATGCCATAGGATCCTTTGAGAGGCTACATCTGTTAGGTCTTGCATACCAGGGATTAAACGCTGATAACTTAGTTATCGACTTAGTTAAGGCAAACAGAAAAGGTACAGTAGGTACAGTTGTAGCCTCTATAGTTGAAAGGGCTTTAGAGGACAAAGTAATAGCTGAAGATAAAACTTTAGAGTCTGGATATACATTGTATAAACCATTAGATATTGCCAAGTGGAACGCCTACGCTGCAGCAGGATTAGTTGCAGCAGTTATTGTAAACTGTGGTGCTGCAAGGGCTGCTCAGAACGTCGCATCAACTATCCTCTACTACAACGATATACTAGAGTATGAGACAGGTCTTCCAGGTGTTGACTTCGGTAGAGCAGAGGGTACTGCAGTAGGATTTAGTTTCTTCTCCCACTCCATCTACGGTGGAGGAGGTCCTGGTATATTCACTGGAAACCACATAGTTACAAGGCACAGTAAGGGGTTCGCTATCCCACCAGTATGTGCTGCGATGTGTGTAGATGCAGGTACTCAGATGTTCTCTCCAGAGAGGACTTCAGCACTTGTTGGAACTGTATACGGTGCTATAGACGAATTCAGAGAGCCTCTGAAGTATGTTATTGAAGGGGCTCTTGAGATAAAAGACATGTTCCAATAA
- the mcrC gene encoding methyl-coenzyme M reductase I operon protein C: MPVGRREQIIDCRAVMGLGEGGGLAQRGTFAEALRNDVVVVAMSPGRRHITKPVCEITYGIREAGIQTSVLVLNAGSGIPHDAPHGSLGSTFGIKPEEAEQVNRHKLCIIHFGNVKSHIVYKARLFLRYVEIPTIVVCQTPVDMEDFAKVGIKTRDVMPLEPVTKGTIVDIVSGIVRGESPPQSKIDEIIKKIKDNLKNIKNKR; the protein is encoded by the coding sequence ATGCCTGTGGGGAGAAGGGAACAGATAATAGACTGTAGGGCAGTGATGGGACTGGGGGAAGGAGGGGGCTTAGCCCAGAGAGGAACCTTTGCAGAGGCCCTAAGAAACGATGTAGTCGTTGTAGCCATGTCTCCAGGGAGACGACACATTACAAAGCCAGTGTGTGAGATAACCTATGGGATAAGAGAGGCTGGTATTCAAACTAGTGTCTTGGTTCTAAATGCTGGTAGTGGTATTCCCCATGACGCCCCCCATGGTAGTTTAGGGTCTACATTTGGTATAAAACCAGAGGAGGCAGAGCAGGTTAACAGACATAAACTCTGTATAATACACTTTGGGAATGTTAAAAGTCATATTGTATACAAAGCAAGACTTTTCTTGAGATACGTGGAGATACCAACGATAGTGGTCTGCCAAACTCCTGTAGATATGGAGGATTTCGCGAAGGTGGGAATAAAAACAAGGGACGTCATGCCCCTTGAACCTGTAACTAAAGGTACTATAGTAGATATAGTATCTGGTATTGTGAGAGGAGAATCTCCTCCTCAATCCAAGATCGATGAAATTATCAAAAAGATTAAAGACAATCTTAAAAATATAAAAAATAAGAGGTGA
- the mtrD gene encoding tetrahydromethanopterin S-methyltransferase subunit D, which translates to MDITLLIPFVEITLAGAIINASVHFVPVGGAPAAMATSTGIGTGTTQLAAGAGFTGLMAAATIAAQSGVNIFNPIHWAIILLSGAVGSMIMLGLTMLMGQLIYVFGIGVVPAADKCEKDPITGDYQKSYITPGTTGHAVPTVCFISGLIGAALGGLGGALAYAALIQLGFSPEVAGITAVGFFFMNAVLASYNIGGTIEGFHDPKFKKIPNGIIASFIASLLTGIIVVLMALGIN; encoded by the coding sequence ATGGATATAACCTTACTAATCCCTTTTGTTGAGATCACTTTGGCAGGTGCTATAATTAACGCAAGTGTTCACTTTGTTCCAGTAGGTGGAGCTCCTGCAGCTATGGCTACATCTACAGGGATAGGTACAGGTACTACCCAGTTGGCAGCAGGGGCTGGATTCACTGGTTTAATGGCTGCTGCAACAATAGCTGCCCAGAGTGGAGTTAATATATTCAATCCTATACACTGGGCAATTATCTTACTCTCAGGTGCAGTTGGTTCTATGATCATGTTAGGTTTAACTATGCTAATGGGACAGTTGATCTACGTCTTTGGTATAGGGGTAGTTCCAGCGGCAGATAAGTGTGAAAAAGATCCAATTACAGGGGACTATCAAAAGTCTTACATCACCCCAGGTACTACAGGACATGCAGTTCCTACAGTATGTTTCATTAGTGGATTAATTGGAGCAGCCTTAGGAGGTTTAGGAGGAGCACTTGCATATGCGGCACTTATACAGTTAGGTTTCTCTCCAGAAGTTGCTGGAATTACAGCAGTAGGATTTTTCTTCATGAATGCAGTACTGGCATCCTATAATATAGGAGGTACTATAGAAGGGTTCCACGACCCCAAGTTCAAGAAAATACCAAATGGTATTATTGCATCCTTTATAGCGTCCCTACTAACTGGAATTATAGTAGTTTTAATGGCGTTAGGAATTAATTAA